One Castanea sativa cultivar Marrone di Chiusa Pesio chromosome 4, ASM4071231v1 DNA window includes the following coding sequences:
- the LOC142632085 gene encoding mitogen-activated protein kinase kinase kinase 20-like — translation MKRTREDYTGEVSLGYGAPSWCRGQLLGRGGFGSVFVAKLKKPCFGFPPTVAVKSEHAASGSSSLLNEERFLRALKGCPNVVQSFGSDITTTNSGDIIYNVFLELASGNLADFIKSGSGTGMPEFLVRNYTRSILIGLKQVHDRGFVHCDIKPHNVLLVPNADGYVAKIADFGLAKRRHARDTGGIRGTNLFFSPEMVTYGIQEAPSDIWALGCSVLMMFTGKPPWAATPKSELMSRIATDSPMIPPHISKAAQNFLSCCFVRHPAKRLTATELLSHIFLLESDEGEEVYIQEKAKVSDEKSLGVKPQSHWCPSALPSFIPLPSPSSEEEEEDIPAAAKRTCYRQIHPLAIMGCQPPVTFTVCAN, via the coding sequence ATGAAGCGAACCAGAGAGGACTACACTGGCGAGGTTTCTCTGGGTTACGGAGCACCGTCTTGGTGCAGAGGTCAATTGCTTGGCCGTGGAGGATTTGGGTCTGTTTTTGTTGCGAAATTGAAGAAACCCTGTTTTGGATTTCCTCCAACCGTTGCTGTGAAATCAGAACACGCTGCTTCTGGGTCATCTTCACTCTTGAATGAAGAACGGTTTCTTCGGGCTTTAAAAGGGTGTCCTAATGTGGTTCAAAGCTTTGGATCAGACATCACAACCACCAACTCTGGTGACATCATCTACAACGTTTTTCTTGAGCTAGCTTCAGGAAACTTGGCAGATTTCATCAAGTCTGGTTCTGGTACTGGGATGCCTGAGTTTCTAGTCAGGAATTATACTCGTTCTATTTTGATTGGATTGAAGCAAGTTCATGACCGTGGATTTGTACATTGTGATATCAAGCCTCACAATGTCCTCTTAGTACCTAATGCAGATGGTTATGTTGCTAAAATTGCGGACTTTGGGTTGGCAAAGAGGCGCCATGCGAGAGATACTGGTGGTATCAGAGGCACAAATTTGTTCTTTTCTCCTGAGATGGTGACGTATGGAATTCAGGAAGCGCCTTCAGATATTTGGGCGCTTGGGTGTAGTGTGCTGATGATGTTTACAGGAAAACCACCGTGGGCTGCTACACCTAAATCTGAACTTATGTCTCGGATAGCTACTGATTCACCGATGATTCCACCCCATATCTCAAAAGCAGCCCAAAACTTCTTGAGTTGCTGCTTTGTGAGGCATCCTGCGAAGAGGTTGACGGCTACAGAGCTATTGAGTCACATCTTTTTACTAGAATCAGATGAGGGTGAAGAAGTATACATTCAAGAAAAGGCCAAAGTTTCAGATGAGAAGAGTCTGGGAGTAAAACCTCAATCACATTGGTGTCCTTCAGCTTTGCCGAGTTTTATAccacttccttctccatcatctgaagaggaagaagaggacATCCCTGCTGCAGCGAAGCGAACATGTTACAGACAGATCCATCCTTTGGCAATCATGGGCTGCCAACCTCCTGTCACTTTTACTGTTTGTGCCAATTGA
- the LOC142632446 gene encoding uncharacterized protein At4g02000-like gives MECIDLQIGFYLIRFDLVEDLDKVIKEGPWFIGDQFLSINPWTPNFIPVEATCKSVALWARLPQLPIEYYETSVLREIGQAIGPVLRIDAQTATESHGHYARICVQVNLDNPLIRTILIESFVHAVVYEGISTLCFSCGRVGHRRVVCPYTIHAPSTSELQMEDDDSQVLAQARSNFPKFNSCGDNMGLRLL, from the coding sequence ATGGAATGCATAGACTTACAGATAGGGTTCTATCTAATCCGCTTTGATCTTGTGGAAGATCTAGATAAGGTTATTAAAGAAGGGCCCTGGTTTATTGGTGACCAGTTCCTCTCCATCAATCCTTGGACTCCAAACTTCATTCCCGTTGAAGCTACCTGCAAGTCTGTGGCATTATGGGCTCGCCTCCCACAACTTCCCATTGAGTATTATGAGACAAGTGTGCTGAGGGAGATTGGGCAAGCCATTGGCCCTGTGCTTAGAATAGATGCCCAAACAGCAACAGAGTCACATGGCCACTATGCAAGGATATGCGTTCAGGTGAATCTTGATAACCCTTTAATTCGTACCATTTTGATAGAAAGCTTTGTGCATGCTGTGGTGTATGAAGGAATTAGTACCttgtgtttctcctgtggaagAGTTGGTCATAGAAGAGTGGTGTGTCCGTATACCATCCATGCTCCTTCTACCTCTGAACTCCAAATGGAAGATGATGATTCTCAAGTTCTCGCCCAGGCACGGTCTAATTTCCCGAAGTTCAACTCTTGTGGTGATAATATGGGCCTTAGACTCTTGTAA
- the LOC142631807 gene encoding uncharacterized protein LOC142631807 has translation MAVTMKLMSLTVATCGVISFILGVVAENKKPATGTQIIGKSSVTCKYPSDPTVVLGYLSVAFLIATTVAGYLSLFYPYKGKSVPQGALFRSTSFVVFFNIALFTTGLAAALLLWPTITEQIHQVHNVYSSLDAECPTAKTGLLGGGAFLSLDSSLFWLVCLMLAANAREDYLDETGKDGEGEQGQVFIGDYNAPLPAKGSV, from the exons ATGGCTGTTACTATGAAACTAATGTCTCTGACAGTTGCAACTTGTGGTGTGATCTCCTTTATTCTTGGAGTTGTTGCTGAGAATAAGAAG CCAGCAACTGGAACTCAGATAATAGGGAAAAGTTCTGTTACCTGCAAGTATCCATCAGATCCAACTGTCGTTTTGGGGTATTTGTCTGTTGCATTTCTCATTGCAACCACTGTGGCTGGGTATTTGTCTCTGTTCTACCCTTACAAAGGAAAATCTGTTCCTCAGGGTGCTTTGTTTAGAAGCACTAGTTTTGTTGTATTCTTCAACATTGCTTT GTTTACTACTGGATTAGCTGCAGCACTGCTGTTATGGCCAACAATCACAGAGCAGATTCACCAAGTGCACAATGTGTATAGCAGTCTTGATGCCGAATGCCCGACTGCCAAGACTGGCCTCCTTGGTGGTGGTGCCTTTTTATCCCTTGATTCATCCCTCTTCTGGTTGGTTTGCCTTATGTTAGCTGCCAATGCTCGAGAGGACTACCTTGATGAAACAGGTAAGGATGGTGAAGGTGAACAAGGTCAGGTTTTCATAGGTGATTATAATGCACCTTTACCTGCAAAGGGCAGTGTCTAA